The following are encoded together in the Variovorax sp. PBS-H4 genome:
- a CDS encoding Bug family tripartite tricarboxylate transporter substrate binding protein yields the protein MKPFAIHRRALLALGPALLAGHTGLASAQGTYPDRPIRLLVGYSAGGGVDAMARLIAPRLSALLGQQVVVENRAGAAGVIAADAVAKAAPDGYTLMLGDSSTLIAKYMQAKLSFDPVKSFVPVAGLFKSPLLIVAGNDFPARNPRELVAALKAKPGFYSFATSGVGTVQHLGFEMMKGQSGTFALHIPYRGAAQIVPDVISGQVPLGVVSATAGLAQAKGGKLRALAMMSNDKLPGAEDVAALSTAVPGVDVAPRLFLLAPAGTPAAVVDKLGEAARTAMSAPDLPQAAALQGAVPDFMPSAQLATAMAQESARWGKLISEQKISSQ from the coding sequence ATGAAGCCATTCGCCATCCACCGCCGCGCGCTGCTCGCACTCGGCCCCGCCCTGCTCGCAGGCCACACGGGCCTCGCCTCGGCGCAAGGCACCTACCCAGACCGCCCGATCCGCCTGCTGGTCGGCTACTCCGCCGGCGGCGGCGTCGATGCCATGGCGCGGCTCATCGCGCCGCGCCTGTCAGCCCTGCTCGGCCAGCAAGTGGTGGTGGAGAACCGCGCCGGTGCCGCCGGGGTGATCGCCGCCGATGCGGTCGCCAAGGCCGCCCCCGACGGCTACACGCTGATGCTGGGCGACAGCTCGACGTTGATCGCCAAGTACATGCAGGCCAAGCTCAGCTTCGATCCCGTCAAGAGCTTCGTTCCGGTCGCGGGGCTGTTCAAGTCGCCGCTGCTGATCGTCGCGGGCAACGACTTTCCCGCCAGGAACCCGCGCGAGCTGGTGGCGGCCCTCAAGGCCAAGCCCGGCTTCTATTCCTTCGCCACCTCGGGCGTGGGCACCGTGCAGCACCTGGGCTTCGAGATGATGAAGGGCCAGTCGGGCACCTTCGCGCTGCACATCCCCTACCGCGGCGCCGCGCAGATCGTTCCCGACGTGATCAGCGGCCAGGTGCCGCTGGGCGTGGTCAGCGCAACCGCCGGCCTGGCGCAGGCCAAGGGCGGCAAGCTGCGGGCCCTGGCGATGATGAGCAACGACAAGCTGCCGGGCGCCGAAGACGTGGCCGCGCTGTCGACCGCGGTGCCGGGCGTCGACGTGGCGCCGCGCCTGTTCCTGCTGGCGCCCGCCGGCACGCCTGCCGCCGTCGTCGACAAGCTGGGCGAGGCGGCACGCACCGCCATGAGCGCACCCGACCTGCCGCAGGCCGCCGCGCTGCAGGGCGCGGTACCCGACTTCATGCCCTCCGCGCAGCTGGCCACGGCAATGGCGCAGGAGTCGGCCCGCTGGGGCAAGCTGATCAGCGAGCAGAAGATCAGCTCGCAGTAG